Proteins encoded within one genomic window of Desulfotalea psychrophila LSv54:
- a CDS encoding GumC family protein has product MQNSINEFEEEIHLSDYIQILVKRKRLILLFLLVTVVLVMAASFMMKPVYQATANLVIDKEQTSSPLTGERIDNSSYASQLLTFNTHFKLIHSKPVVLALVKKLKLDEKEEDVIASPLARIKQQIKANIKLLLARFSPEQDGEASELSEDEKLASLVKQIQDLITIEQVRDTRLLTISAENTDPVLASRLANTLAREYIEFDMESRLSSSKENLEWMNGQLYQLKKRLEDGEQKFHDFKQVSKLFSIDGKQQEIGHKIEEFNDQYLEARNKRQEIDAKLAEIKRLAASSGDITHIRSLLGNPSIDAISENLTRLELQRTRLTKVYKSKHPKMVQIDSEISKNRFKIRIELKKELENLKTERAILLSKEQIMEENVAQFEDEAVDASGKELRYTILQRNLTTSQSLYDTLVSKIKESNLLSSGTSSNIRVVEYSSVPVAPVSPNKRKNLLLALVLGLFGGIGLAFLLEYFDQSIRTEDDLRTYLDIPVLATVPSTDMLNASKEGY; this is encoded by the coding sequence GTGCAAAATTCAATAAATGAGTTTGAAGAAGAGATTCATCTTTCTGATTACATTCAAATTCTTGTTAAGCGCAAGCGGCTGATTCTCCTGTTTTTGCTGGTGACAGTGGTTCTGGTGATGGCGGCGAGTTTTATGATGAAACCGGTATACCAGGCCACGGCCAACCTCGTGATTGATAAGGAGCAGACCTCTTCGCCCCTGACAGGCGAGCGTATTGACAATTCGAGCTATGCGTCCCAGTTACTCACCTTTAATACCCACTTTAAGCTGATCCACTCTAAACCGGTGGTGTTAGCTCTGGTTAAAAAACTTAAGCTGGATGAGAAAGAGGAGGATGTTATCGCCTCACCGCTTGCCAGAATCAAGCAACAGATTAAGGCCAACATTAAACTGCTCCTGGCCCGATTCTCCCCGGAGCAGGATGGCGAAGCCAGTGAGCTGAGCGAAGATGAGAAGCTGGCCTCTCTGGTAAAGCAAATTCAAGACCTTATCACCATTGAGCAGGTGCGTGACACCCGGCTCTTGACCATCAGTGCCGAAAATACCGATCCGGTATTGGCCAGCCGTCTCGCCAATACCCTTGCCAGGGAGTATATCGAGTTTGATATGGAGAGTCGGCTCTCGTCATCCAAAGAGAATCTGGAGTGGATGAATGGCCAACTCTATCAACTGAAAAAGCGACTTGAAGATGGTGAACAGAAGTTCCACGACTTCAAACAGGTGAGTAAGTTGTTCTCAATTGATGGCAAGCAGCAGGAAATTGGCCATAAAATTGAGGAGTTTAATGATCAATATCTGGAAGCGCGTAATAAGCGTCAGGAGATTGATGCTAAACTTGCCGAGATCAAGCGTCTTGCGGCCTCTTCCGGAGATATTACCCATATCCGCTCCTTGCTGGGTAATCCCTCCATTGATGCCATCTCTGAGAATCTCACTCGCCTTGAGTTGCAACGTACCCGCCTAACCAAAGTCTATAAGTCTAAGCATCCAAAGATGGTTCAGATTGATAGTGAGATCAGCAAAAATCGGTTCAAAATTAGAATTGAGTTGAAGAAAGAGTTAGAAAATTTAAAAACCGAACGGGCCATTCTCCTGAGTAAAGAGCAGATCATGGAGGAAAATGTTGCCCAGTTTGAGGATGAGGCAGTGGACGCCAGTGGCAAAGAGTTGCGCTATACCATTTTGCAACGTAACCTGACCACCAGTCAGAGTCTCTATGACACCTTGGTCTCTAAAATTAAGGAGTCAAACCTCCTCTCTTCGGGAACTTCTTCTAATATCAGGGTGGTAGAGTACTCTTCGGTTCCGGTGGCTCCAGTTTCGCCAAATAAGCGGAAGAATCTGCTGCTTGCCCTGGTGCTGGGGCTCTTTGGTGGTATAGGCCTTGCCTTTTTACTGGAGTACTTTGACCAATCCATCCGCACCGAAGATGATCTTCGTACCTATTTGGATATTCCGGTTCTCGCCACAGTGCCATCTACTGACATGCTGAATGCTTCGAAGGAGGGCTATTGA
- a CDS encoding polysaccharide biosynthesis/export family protein, which translates to MKRDLIVLLLIVIWSSSAQASLGYKLGAGDIISVSVFAGGEEQVQVALTVSDSGKINAPFVGSIHAAGATPSDLEKRLYTKLAKDYFINPQVIIQVDGYHSLHYTISGAVTKAGKYKMQSATTVMELIAKAGGVTSERGSLAYVMRESNRGDKESKPLKVNLTKLLDEGDMSGNLRLETGDSIYIPLAKGLRQGDSMVYVGGRIKNPGLQEYQPGLTALSICLMAGGFDDYAAPNRAIIVRTENNKQKVIKVNLEDVVDGKIPDYPLQPGDRLNVPESWF; encoded by the coding sequence ATGAAAAGAGATCTCATCGTTTTACTGCTCATCGTTATCTGGAGCAGTTCGGCCCAAGCTTCTTTGGGATACAAGCTCGGCGCTGGTGACATCATCAGTGTCTCAGTTTTTGCAGGAGGAGAGGAGCAGGTCCAGGTCGCCTTAACCGTTTCAGATAGCGGCAAGATAAATGCCCCTTTTGTGGGCAGTATCCATGCCGCTGGAGCAACGCCCAGTGACCTTGAAAAGAGACTCTATACCAAGCTGGCAAAAGACTATTTCATCAACCCCCAAGTGATTATCCAAGTAGATGGCTATCACAGCCTGCACTACACCATTTCGGGCGCGGTGACCAAGGCAGGGAAATACAAGATGCAGTCTGCAACAACGGTGATGGAGTTGATCGCCAAGGCCGGAGGTGTCACCAGTGAACGTGGTTCTCTGGCCTATGTGATGCGCGAAAGCAACCGGGGAGACAAAGAGAGCAAACCCCTTAAGGTGAACCTGACCAAGCTGCTCGACGAAGGCGATATGAGTGGGAATCTTCGGCTTGAGACTGGAGATTCAATCTATATCCCCTTGGCTAAAGGGCTTCGTCAAGGCGACTCTATGGTCTACGTGGGAGGGCGCATTAAAAATCCGGGCCTGCAGGAGTACCAGCCAGGCCTAACCGCCCTGAGTATCTGTTTAATGGCCGGTGGATTTGATGATTATGCAGCGCCCAACCGAGCTATAATTGTTCGAACTGAAAATAATAAGCAGAAGGTTATTAAGGTCAATCTAGAGGATGTAGTGGATGGGAAAATCCCAGATTATCCCCTGCAGCCCGGCGATAGATTGAATGTTCCAGAATCCTGGTTCTAA
- a CDS encoding outer membrane beta-barrel protein encodes MAGYGNLYPDYTDDGTDSIQNKGTFDFNYHLNSDSKIFISYDVWARDYDSEDSSDYLSNEVWLNYQYHFNYLQFNVGGGYHKRNFDQAAVEDRDSFSWAISLKGEKPDLDPTKRKFHFLTSLTQNYNDAGTGDSYYLATRLNMNAGYRFMEKLTSTLKGYYQNSAYDVYNGDNNTDRDDNTYKIAAVVGYDLLQNLIVSLEIGYEDRDSNATGMSYQNTFGIISLDYNF; translated from the coding sequence ATAGCTGGCTATGGCAATCTCTATCCCGATTATACTGATGATGGCACCGACTCTATCCAAAACAAGGGAACCTTTGACTTCAACTACCACCTGAACAGTGACAGTAAAATTTTCATTAGCTACGACGTTTGGGCCAGAGATTACGATAGCGAAGACAGCAGTGACTATCTCTCTAACGAGGTCTGGCTGAACTACCAGTACCACTTCAATTATCTCCAATTTAACGTGGGCGGTGGTTATCATAAACGAAATTTTGATCAGGCTGCCGTTGAGGATAGAGACAGCTTCTCATGGGCCATTTCGCTGAAGGGGGAAAAACCAGATTTAGATCCGACAAAACGCAAATTTCATTTTTTGACCTCTCTGACCCAGAACTACAATGATGCAGGAACTGGCGACTCCTATTACCTGGCAACTCGTTTAAACATGAATGCGGGCTATCGGTTCATGGAAAAATTAACAAGCACCCTTAAAGGGTATTACCAAAACTCTGCTTATGACGTATATAACGGTGATAACAACACCGATAGAGATGACAACACCTATAAAATAGCTGCTGTTGTTGGCTATGATCTACTGCAGAATTTAATAGTAAGCCTAGAAATAGGCTATGAAGATCGGGACTCAAATGCAACCGGCATGTCTTACCAAAACACCTTTGGCATAATAAGCCTCGATTATAATTTTTAA
- a CDS encoding tyrosine-protein phosphatase has protein sequence MLDLHSHILPCLDDGPQDVKIALKMARIAVRDGITHMIATPHCLDGVHDCRAVDILKCSAQFSLELVNAGIPLRVYPGAEIRLVPEILDLLAQKQLLTLGGLGKSLLIELPEQFVEEWIWNTLCQLLSSGLHIIIAHPERNMVLEQNPTFVKNLIRMGVEFQLTASSLPGRFESFMKQSFVLDLLTSKSVSYIASDAHDATQRKPLLHKGYKRIASILGSSFAEEMAASSFDLIGK, from the coding sequence TTGCTTGATCTACACTCTCATATATTGCCATGTTTGGATGATGGGCCTCAAGATGTCAAAATTGCTTTGAAAATGGCTCGTATAGCAGTTCGAGATGGTATTACTCACATGATAGCAACCCCCCACTGTTTGGATGGTGTGCATGACTGTAGAGCGGTGGATATTTTAAAGTGCTCTGCCCAATTTAGCTTAGAGCTTGTTAATGCTGGCATCCCTCTGCGGGTATACCCTGGGGCTGAGATACGTTTGGTTCCAGAGATACTGGATCTGCTTGCGCAAAAGCAACTGCTCACCCTGGGAGGTTTAGGCAAAAGTTTATTAATTGAACTCCCGGAACAATTTGTTGAAGAGTGGATTTGGAATACTTTATGCCAGCTACTCTCCTCGGGTTTACATATTATTATTGCTCATCCAGAAAGAAATATGGTGCTTGAGCAGAACCCCACTTTTGTAAAAAATCTTATAAGAATGGGCGTGGAGTTTCAGTTAACAGCTTCTAGCCTGCCGGGACGCTTTGAGAGTTTTATGAAACAAAGTTTTGTTTTAGATCTCCTTACAAGCAAAAGTGTCTCCTATATCGCGTCAGATGCCCATGATGCCACGCAGAGAAAGCCTCTTTTGCACAAAGGGTATAAGCGCATTGCTTCAATTTTAGGTTCATCTTTTGCTGAAGAGATGGCTGCTAGTAGTTTTGATTTAATTGGCAAATAA
- a CDS encoding sugar transferase gives MIDQKKKSLTNIMKLLDIVIVVTSFISAYYLKKYAHADSIPHLSTIPNYYLILTYAIISWYIGLSLTGLYETPLAKGNCRKLFLEIIKSCTLAIVLLSFVFYIFKITDVSRIFIALFFLVATVSLICERLFFYFFRHSTPLRRHLSTKIVIIGIPEQTLSIISTIKKNLDSSQQILGYFQVEKTVPNKIREKHTILGTLDDLDEYLLNTAVDELFFALPLHKVPNCEKHIIFAETLGITVRITPDWELRYLAHTPQLPQLELGLFNRLPVITFRSNPLGKSKFLIKTFLDYSLGLLITLALLPLFFMIGFCIKIFSRGPVFYSQERVGLNGRLFNVHKFRTMVQNADSQLEKLKTLNEADGPAFKIKKDPRIVPYIGSLLRKTSLDELPQLFNVLKGEMSLVGPRPPLPAEVSQYQLWQRRRLSMKPGMTCSWQICPKRNDLPFEEWMKLDLKYIDNWSLLTDINILLLTTKVIIAGHGR, from the coding sequence ATGATTGATCAAAAAAAGAAGTCACTGACAAACATAATGAAATTATTGGATATTGTAATAGTTGTCACAAGTTTTATCTCAGCATACTACCTAAAAAAATATGCTCACGCCGATTCGATCCCCCATCTCTCAACCATACCGAATTACTATCTTATATTAACCTATGCCATTATATCGTGGTATATCGGCTTGAGCCTCACTGGTCTCTATGAGACCCCTCTTGCCAAAGGCAATTGCAGAAAACTTTTCCTGGAAATTATTAAAAGTTGCACACTGGCAATTGTCTTACTCAGCTTTGTCTTCTACATTTTCAAAATAACAGATGTAAGTAGAATTTTTATAGCTCTTTTCTTCCTCGTGGCCACGGTAAGCCTTATCTGCGAAAGACTCTTTTTTTACTTTTTTCGACACTCCACACCACTAAGGAGACATCTCTCCACAAAAATTGTAATTATCGGTATCCCGGAACAAACGCTATCCATAATTTCAACTATCAAAAAAAATCTTGACAGCTCCCAACAAATCCTCGGATATTTTCAGGTGGAAAAAACAGTTCCAAATAAAATCAGGGAAAAACATACTATCCTGGGAACCTTGGACGACCTGGATGAGTACCTCCTAAACACCGCGGTTGACGAGCTTTTTTTCGCCCTTCCTCTGCATAAAGTCCCCAACTGCGAGAAACACATTATTTTTGCCGAGACATTGGGTATAACAGTACGAATAACACCAGACTGGGAACTCCGTTATCTAGCTCACACCCCGCAACTACCCCAGCTAGAACTTGGCCTATTCAACAGGCTACCGGTAATAACTTTCCGCAGCAACCCGTTAGGCAAATCTAAATTTCTTATCAAAACATTTCTTGATTACAGCTTAGGACTTCTCATTACCCTCGCCCTGCTTCCCCTATTTTTCATGATCGGATTTTGCATCAAGATCTTCTCACGGGGCCCCGTATTCTACTCCCAAGAGAGAGTTGGACTAAACGGAAGGCTCTTCAACGTTCACAAATTCCGAACCATGGTGCAAAATGCCGACAGTCAACTTGAAAAGCTCAAAACACTTAATGAGGCTGACGGCCCCGCCTTCAAAATCAAGAAAGATCCTCGGATTGTCCCATACATTGGCTCACTCCTTCGTAAAACTAGCCTCGATGAGCTCCCCCAGCTCTTCAATGTCTTGAAAGGCGAAATGAGCCTTGTTGGACCACGCCCACCACTCCCTGCAGAGGTTAGCCAGTACCAACTTTGGCAGCGAAGACGGCTCTCTATGAAACCGGGAATGACCTGTTCTTGGCAGATTTGTCCCAAACGAAACGACCTCCCCTTCGAGGAATGGATGAAGCTGGACCTGAAGTATATTGACAACTGGTCACTACTCACCGATATCAACATCCTCCTCTTAACCACAAAAGTGATCATTGCCGGACATGGACGATAA
- a CDS encoding recombinase family protein, protein MKGHRIGYIRVSTLDQNTERQLENVHVDKVFTDKASGKDVQRPQLDLLLSFIREGDTVVVHSMDRLARNLDDLRRLVQELTQRGIRIEFVKENLTFTGEDSPMANLLLSVMGAFAEFERALIRERQREGITLAQQRGAYRGRKRALSDADIAIVKSRVIAGEQKTQIARDFGISRETLYQYLRMSE, encoded by the coding sequence ATGAAGGGGCATCGAATAGGCTATATCCGGGTAAGCACCCTTGATCAGAATACGGAGCGACAACTCGAAAACGTTCACGTTGATAAAGTCTTCACCGACAAAGCATCTGGTAAAGATGTTCAACGCCCCCAGCTAGACCTACTTCTTTCTTTTATACGTGAAGGAGATACAGTGGTCGTGCATAGCATGGACCGACTAGCTCGAAACCTTGACGATCTGCGCCGTTTAGTTCAAGAATTGACACAGCGTGGAATTCGGATCGAGTTTGTTAAAGAAAACCTGACGTTCACAGGTGAGGATTCTCCAATGGCCAATCTCTTGTTATCAGTTATGGGAGCCTTTGCAGAATTCGAGCGAGCTTTGATCCGTGAACGCCAAAGGGAGGGCATTACGCTGGCCCAACAACGCGGTGCATATCGCGGCCGAAAACGTGCCCTCTCTGATGCTGACATTGCCATCGTAAAATCCCGAGTAATAGCTGGCGAACAGAAAACACAGATCGCGCGTGATTTTGGGATCAGCCGCGAAACATTGTATCAGTACCTTCGCATGTCGGAATAA
- a CDS encoding TetR/AcrR family transcriptional regulator, with product MMSVKNKKRGRPLKMGGKLSSEAIVESAVRLLEQSGKVPSIRKIASTLDVDPMAIYYYYSNKTAILEAVTVDLMESIYEPDGHKSWRDELLCLSVSYLRLLQDYAGLLETMLAMSDVSPAKIFISRFEEILSPLNLPEPDKKDAMDLLVDYLHGFALAARCNDGNKSLTVDVARGPITFYLDALGGKANLKDVKISR from the coding sequence ATGATGAGTGTCAAGAATAAAAAAAGAGGGCGACCTTTGAAAATGGGTGGGAAACTTTCTTCAGAGGCGATAGTTGAGTCAGCTGTAAGATTGTTAGAGCAAAGTGGCAAGGTTCCGAGTATTAGGAAAATTGCTTCTACGCTGGATGTCGATCCGATGGCTATTTATTACTACTACTCCAATAAAACTGCGATCCTTGAGGCAGTAACTGTGGATTTGATGGAGTCGATTTATGAACCTGATGGACATAAATCTTGGCGAGATGAATTGTTATGTCTAAGCGTTAGCTATTTGAGATTGCTGCAAGATTATGCAGGACTTCTTGAGACTATGCTCGCAATGTCGGATGTAAGTCCTGCAAAAATATTTATCTCCAGGTTCGAAGAAATTCTATCTCCGCTGAACTTACCTGAGCCCGACAAGAAAGATGCAATGGATTTGCTAGTCGATTATTTGCACGGGTTTGCTTTAGCGGCACGCTGTAATGATGGTAACAAATCTCTGACAGTTGACGTGGCAAGAGGTCCAATCACTTTTTATTTGGATGCCTTGGGGGGAAAAGCTAATCTCAAAGATGTGAAGATTTCCAGATGA